One window from the genome of Candidatus Fermentibacter sp. encodes:
- a CDS encoding peptidoglycan DD-metalloendopeptidase family protein produces MPHAILTAMLLASGNPGLDSLGARLEETRIRAADLEAQHAAVSDILVAIHENLLAARAFYAGLEQQEALLLGDLEVIDSRCAAGESLQAALSGSLSEYLVYVYSHRSLLGSEALFCRGGLSRVLRREAYLEFLARRAAEEQILIGMETDSLSRYRDSLRLAQTEIASLRRQMDEIQERIVSEEGRQAMLRLQLGSELARARDSSAALELERERVSSLVSDLRAASSTVSATLGLVQPSAESVIGNSAGSLPWPADGEVVRRFGLEVHPVYGTETTSNGISVATPPACDVNAVSGGMVLYAREFPSLGRMVIVDHLDGYYTIYADLGDLDVECGDNVDGGQRLGRAGSLSDGRAGYYFEIRAGGQPVDPEGYLQ; encoded by the coding sequence GTGCCCCACGCGATTCTGACGGCCATGCTGCTGGCATCGGGCAACCCCGGGCTGGACAGCCTGGGCGCCCGGCTCGAAGAGACCAGGATACGCGCGGCGGACCTGGAAGCCCAGCATGCCGCCGTCTCCGACATCCTCGTGGCCATCCACGAGAACCTCCTGGCCGCCAGGGCATTCTATGCGGGGCTGGAACAGCAGGAGGCCCTGCTGCTGGGCGACCTCGAGGTGATCGACTCCCGATGCGCCGCGGGGGAGTCGCTCCAGGCCGCTCTCTCGGGCAGCCTCTCCGAGTACCTTGTCTATGTCTACTCGCACAGGAGCCTGCTAGGCTCCGAGGCCCTCTTCTGTCGCGGGGGGCTCTCCCGGGTGCTCAGGCGCGAGGCCTACCTCGAGTTCCTGGCCCGCAGGGCGGCCGAGGAGCAGATCCTGATCGGCATGGAGACGGATTCCCTTTCGAGGTACAGGGACTCTCTCCGTCTCGCCCAGACCGAGATCGCATCGCTCAGGAGGCAGATGGACGAGATCCAGGAGAGGATCGTGTCCGAAGAGGGCAGGCAGGCCATGCTCAGGCTCCAGCTCGGCAGCGAGCTGGCCCGCGCCAGGGACTCCTCGGCGGCGCTCGAACTCGAGAGGGAGAGGGTCTCGTCCCTCGTGAGCGACCTCAGGGCCGCGAGCTCCACGGTGTCGGCGACACTGGGCCTCGTCCAGCCATCCGCCGAGAGCGTGATAGGGAACTCGGCCGGCTCCCTCCCGTGGCCCGCCGACGGCGAGGTGGTCCGCCGCTTCGGCCTCGAGGTCCACCCCGTCTACGGCACGGAGACCACGAGCAACGGCATAAGCGTGGCGACCCCGCCGGCATGCGACGTGAACGCCGTATCCGGCGGGATGGTGCTGTACGCCCGCGAGTTCCCCAGCCTGGGCCGGATGGTGATCGTCGACCATCTCGACGGCTACTACACCATCTATGCCGATCTGGGAGACCTGGACGTGGAATGCGGCGACAACGTGGACGGAGGGCAGCGCCTCGGCCGGGCAGGCTCCCTTTCCGACGGGAGGGCCGGCTACTACTTCGAGATCAGGGCCGGCGGCCAGCCCGTCGACCCCGAAGGATACCTCCAGTGA